The genomic region CTGCGTCTCCACACCTCGGCGTAATTTCTCGCTGCGCGCGACGTCAATCTTCGTGCGCAGCTTCTCTCCCTGGTTCTTATCGAAGATGCGGAGTGGAATGCTGACGCTGACCCCGAGCGTGTTGAGAGCCTCTGGATTGTTGAACGAACCGTTGTGTGTAAACCACAAGCCTACGGTAGGGTCAGTTGAGCCATCGGCTTCGGCTAGTTTGTAGTTCGTTTCCGCCTGCTGCAGCACAAGGATAGCCGCCCGCAGGTCCGGGCGTGCATCTAGAGCATCCTGGCGGTATTCGTCAAGGGTGAGAAGGCCTTCCTGGAAATCGAATGGACCCTCTATGTCAAAGCTGTCCACTGGTCGGCGATCGTCGAGCAGGGCCAGCAGGTTGATTTTTGTCGTGCACAGGTTGACCAGGGCAGTTTGCAGATCGGATTCGTATTGCAGCCGTTGTAGCTGAAGTCGGTCGAGATCAATCTCGGCGATATCTCCCGTCTGGAAGCGGTCTTGGCTGATCTTAAGAATCTTGTCGTAGTAGTCTAGGTTGTCCTGCGCCAGACGCAACACGGCTTTGGCCTGGAGGATACCCACAAAGGCGCTGCGCAGATTGAAGAGCAGATTGCGTTCGGAATCGGATTGCTGGGCCACACCGATCGCCGTGCCTTCTTTGGCAGCCTCGAAGCGTAGCTCGCGTTTATTACGTCGCTCAAAAAGGTAGCTGACTCCGGGTGAAACGAACGTCCCGGCAAACGGTTGCCAGACACCCTTACTCGAAGCAATCTGGGTG from Terriglobales bacterium harbors:
- a CDS encoding TolC family protein translates to MLLLAQCLSSPVLAQQSYTWQQIRDRFEATNPTLLAGKLNVEELRAGEITAHLRPNPDFTLSADGTQIASSKGVWQPFAGTFVSPGVSYLFERRNKRELRFEAAKEGTAIGVAQQSDSERNLLFNLRSAFVGILQAKAVLRLAQDNLDYYDKILKISQDRFQTGDIAEIDLDRLQLQRLQYESDLQTALVNLCTTKINLLALLDDRRPVDSFDIEGPFDFQEGLLTLDEYRQDALDARPDLRAAILVLQQAETNYKLAEADGSTDPTVGLWFTHNGSFNNPEALNTLGVSVSIPLRIFDKNQGEKLRTKIDVARSEKLRRGVETQVYGDVDSAYALLISDVNLLKPYKRQYLEQAVHVRDTILFSYQHGAASLLDFLNAESEYRTVRLSYVNLVGSFLTAAAQLNLAIGREVIP